One genomic segment of Tripterygium wilfordii isolate XIE 37 chromosome 9, ASM1340144v1, whole genome shotgun sequence includes these proteins:
- the LOC120006462 gene encoding colicin-E1-like — translation MSPQMGIVNKTHEKRARRSSSKTRNPNRRRRTAGLKHRRPEMAEKSARRASSESLNLEEITAFLTRLEAEMAERKPQRGSSKRKFLKKSLVALKRLERGGAELRARIRLDAEYQEKELKELEAEEKEMADERVMNEEIRVLNEWLATAIHADGIQEPVFAGRLKM, via the exons ATGTCACCACAGATGGGAATTGTTAACAAAACCCACGAAAAGCGAGCTCGCAGATCCTCTTCGAAGACCCGCAACCCTAAC agaagaagaagaactgcAGGTCTGAAGCACCGGAGGCCTGAGATGGCTGAAAAGAGTGCTCGCAGAGCCTCTTCCGAGAGTCTCAATCTTGAA GAAATCACGGCCTTTCTGACCCGATTGGAGGCGGAAATGGCGGAGAGGAAGCCTCAGCGTGGCTCATCGAAGAGGAAGTTTCTTAAG AAAAGTTTGGTTGCTCTGAAACGCCTGGAACGGGGCGGGGCAGAGCTGAGAGCAAGAATTCGCTTGGACGCAGAATATCAAGAGAaggagctgaaggagttggaggCAGAGGAAAAGGAGATGGCGGATGAGAGAGTGATGAATGAGGAGATCAGGGTCCTCAATGAGTGGCTGGCCACTGCAATCCATGC TGATGGGATTCAGGAGCCAGTTTTTGCGGGTCGCTTGAAGATGTAA
- the LOC120005044 gene encoding uncharacterized protein LOC120005044: protein MGREERAESSIMALKKKDKVSIINRVKKKPRRSSSRKSSLQKVKRGTLKRIQDEMAEVRVETNSVKECQETILTELDDLRSDIAHTREVNKHVIRHNTLTHQLLDLMLARIITGSGTVP, encoded by the exons ATGGGCAGGGAAGAGAGAGCAGAATCCTCAATCATGGCACTAAAGAAGAAGGACAAGGTTTCCATAATCAATCGTGTTAAGAAGAAGCCTCGCAGGTCATCTTCGCGTAAGAGTAGTCTCCAG AAGGTAAAAAGGGGGACTTTGAAGCGGATTCAAGATGAGATGGCAGAGGTGAGGGTAGAGACTAATTCCGTGAAAGAGTGCCAAGAGACGATCCTGACGGAGTTGGATGATCTCAGATCTGATATCGCTCATACCAGGGAGGTCAATAAGCATGTGATCAGGCACAACACCCTCACCCACCAGTTGCTCGATCTTATGCTTGCTAGGATCATTACTGG TTCGGGAACTGTGCCATAG
- the LOC120005043 gene encoding uncharacterized protein LOC120005043, which yields MKTFARKGNGIAKQRSLRVQCKRLPGLVSRRHCGVRKRRRHTNRELERKIKARIGQLKAEMVEIGEEQQCIKEGQRQVRNKYEEIEAEREQLKREMEVIAKQSASIQLRLNLMFGIVKARGQNDYVLVDKLTQSLRDLVAKAE from the exons ATGAAGACATTTGCTAGAAAGGGAAATGGAATTGCAAAGCAGAGGAGTCTGCGGGTTCAATGCAAGAGACTTCCAGGTCTTGTGAGCAGAAGGCATTGTGGAGTGAGAAAGCGCAGAAGACATACG AATAGGGAATTGGAGAGGAAAATAAAGGCTAGGATCGGGCAGCTGAAGGCGGAGATGGTCGAGATTGGGGAGGAACAACAATGCATAAAAGAGGGGCAAAGACAGGTGAGAAACAAGTATGAGGAGATTGAGGCTGAGCGAGAGCAACTCAAGAGGGAAATGGAGGTCATTGCCAAGCAGAGTGCGAGCATTCAATTGCGTCTAAATTTGATGTTCGGAATCGTGAAAGCAAGAGGTCAAAACGATTATGTTTTGGTTGATAAACTTACTCAGTCACTACG CGATTTAGTAGCGAAGGCAGAATGA